The nucleotide window TGGTGAACCATATAACGATCTATTAATTCATTTATTAATGTTTCAAAATACAAGTTCAAGTTTGAAATGCTGCTTTCAGCATATTGtggtttcttttctttttcccccCTTTTTCTTGACTGGGTGGGGCCTGTTTATTCAATGCACTATTTCATCCACGATGCTGCATTTGAGAGTTTGACGCTTCACTTTGAAATGCTGTATTGGAGTTGCTCTGTATTCAAGGTTAATGGGTTGTGCTTTCAAATATTGTTTCGAAATGTGTACAAACCTGTGGTAAGGTAATCTAgtataatttttttaactaaCTGGGGATGTTTGGTAGGAGGTTAACAAGGAGTAATTATTACCCCTGTAATTTTTAACTTCTCATTAATGTTGTTTGGATGTTGTAAGGGAATAGGCTAACTTTTAACCTTCTTAACATTTAACTCTCATTTAGGGGTTAAATGTTAACTTTGGGGAGACTAGGTGAACAAAGCTTAATAAATGGAGTACACCATATTTCATTTAATGTTTTTTATTAATCTCGTACCAAATACCATTAACTATTAcaccatttattattttttagccCCTAAACAGTTACTCTTTTAAAATTTACAGGAATAACACTTAACTTTCAATTTTTAAACCTTGTACCAAACAGCTCCTAAGGTGTTTAAATAAGAAATTTTGACTTGTTTCTTAAATAATGTGTGATGCTGCCAAAATTGCTAAAATACCACCGTGCATAATTTGTTGAGGAATTCTTTATGTTCGTTGAATTTCAGTGGTATGTGTCACCTTGGATTATATGGGCTTGGATTCTCCCTGGAATTTCTTAATCCCTTTCACTGGCTGAAAATCATAGTGTTAGTAAGCAACTAAGCATTGCAAATGATTAAGCATGAGCCTTGATGCTATGATGTATGACTTGGTTTCTTGCTTCGCTTTATATTAAATGCGTAGCTTGTACCATGCCCCATTTGGTTTATAACAGTTGTATGTTGTGCAGCTATGAAGCAACCTCATCTAGGCGAAATCGCAGTCTTGCCAAGGAGCTTACAACAGGAGCTGTGGCATCTTTCTTTCTGGTAGAGTTTGTTGTTCACCAGCTGCTGATTTGTTattgcaaaatttggttaatCGCTGACAGTTGATCTTGGTCTGTGGTGCAGGGTTTCGGGTCCTTGTTCCTGCTACTTGCTTCTGGTGTTTATGTTTAGGGTCGTAATGTCGAATCAATTAAAGTTTTGTTCTTGATGTTGAAccaattaatttttgatgaacaaGTTAAGATATGCATGAAAGATGATATAAGATTGACATTGTTTGTTAAAAAGATTGTTGCTTCTTGGTTAATGAGCTGCGGAACAATAATCATTGTTGGTGGTTTCTGGCTTAAAAACACTGCCTTTATTTCTAGTTTTGTGGGGGCATGGGGAATGCATGCAAGGATGCTTTTTGTTCTTTTGCTAACCTATGCTTTATTCTATGGTTTCTTTGTTTTCTTACAAAGTGAAATTATTTTCTTATGGAAAGTAAgacaatttaataaaattttttaatttatttcatgtgGTTTTATAAATTGATATTATTAACTTAATGGAAAAAATAAAGTTTTTTAATGCAAAAAAAAGcacataatattttttaaaaaattcaatatCTGAATTATATTTAGcacaatttattaaaaaattatagaaatatattatccattcattatattaaatcaaattatgataaattaaaataattaattgtgtCGTATATGatatttgtaataattattttttttattaatagttTTTTTTAATCAACTATTGTATGAATAAGATAAActgcaaaattttattaaattgctTTATCTTCTATCTGTAAAgcaataaaataaagtaatttagAATGCATATGCCACGCAACTGTATGAAATGGGCCTAGCCCACAATGACTTTAATTTTTAAGTGATTAGGAACCCTCTTaagttttaaataatttttaattttaataatcttaatatataaataatatataaatagttttaattttaatatataaaaataaaataatattttaaattcatattaattatttcatattttattttcattattttttactaaatttttaaacacaatttatttaataaagatttcataatattataaaaataaaaatattttaacaaaaatttaaataaaaaatataaaataatttgaaattgattaaattatatcataTTTTCATCATTAACATTAgccttattaatattattattattcttagaAAATATACTAATAATATGAAAAGTGCAATgataataacaaaataaaaataaaagaaatattcgtAGTGTGTCAACACCTTggaaaatatatatacatataaaagtAATTTTTTCAAGAAGTTCGCCCttggtattattattattattattattattattattattattattattatttaatgagataaattacaaaatattaaacaaattttattatatattttaaaaaattaatcaaattatttttaattgtaatatctattaattaagtgtaatatatttatttaatatatatatatattaaaaataaaatttattagtttaaataaataatttagcaACGCCAATTGTGAAAATAAAGCCTATTTACTTAGCTCAgtctatttttttaaattaaaattttattaaataaatattcattttatAGCTATAGGTttacataaaatattttatttaattttttaatcatttatattattgaattatttttaaattaataaattttattttttattaataaattaataaataatttaaaataaataacataagaTAAAAAGTAGTAATTTCGAAATATAAAATTCAATTAGGTCCTCAAACTATGCCATTGCCATCATATCAAACTCTGTTGTTCGGGGAAGGCTGCAGTTGCAACTTGCAGGCACCTCCTGCCTCCTAGGCTGTGAAAAATTCGGTCACAGCAAAAGCACATCATCCTGTACCTCTCTTCCTCCTAACGTTCCTTCCTTGTCCTTGTCCCTGTTACTGACGCGTGTTCACCACCGTCTTCAAACCGAGCGTCGAATACCTAAAACCCTCTCCACTTTATATTCACCGCCATTGGATTACAGCAACCCAATACCCGCCCTCCTATCTGCAC belongs to Hevea brasiliensis isolate MT/VB/25A 57/8 chromosome 4, ASM3005281v1, whole genome shotgun sequence and includes:
- the LOC110650124 gene encoding uncharacterized protein LOC110650124, which encodes MAPKPITSPVPDTCYPTLAVSMLAIGLLFTAYFFVYEATSSRRNRSLAKELTTGAVASFFLGFGSLFLLLASGVYV